Within the Phycisphaerae bacterium genome, the region AGCAGGACGCGAACCTGCCGAAGACGTCAAGCGACGCATCGTTGCCGCTTGCGAAACGGCGGGCCTCAAAGTGAAATCGGCCCGGATGTACCTTCGCAAGGCTCAGCGGGATCGAATTGTTCTGGTCGCCGCGTCGCCGGTGGACTGGAGGGCCCAACGCCCGATGGTCACGATCCTGACCACGGTTGATGTGTGCGGCGAGTGGTCCGGTGAAGTCGACGTCCGCTGTTCAGCCGGCGAGGACGAACCGGTCGTCAAGTTCTGGGACATTCCGGTTATGCAGGGGCGGAATACCGTGCCGATGCATGAATTGCCCCGCCAGCTTTGCGAAACGATGCGAGAGCGCGAACAGGTCGTGGCCGCGATGCGACTCGGTGTCACCGGCCCATACACTTTCGAGCGGTCCCGGTGGCAGAAACCAGGCGATCTGCTTCGGGCGTGATCCGCATCCCCAACCCGACAATTGCACGGTGAGTCGTCAACTTCCTCTTTTGCACCACGCCGCTTGCCCTGAACGATCGCTAAAAGGCCTTTACACCCAACCCATTCCCGCTATTCTGTTGTCGTGGTTCAGCGTCTGAAAAATGAAAACTGAGAACTGATCACTCACAACTCTCTTCCATGGACGTCATCTGGCTATCTCGTGTCCAATTCGCCCTGACGATCATGTTTCACTATCTCTTCCCGCCCCTGACCATCGGGCTGGGAGCGATGCTGGTCATTCTCGAAGGAGCGTGGCTCAAGACGGGGGATGCCGGCTACAAGTCCGCGGCCCAATTCTGGACGAAGATCTTCGCTCTCAATTTCGCGATGGGCGTGGTCACCGGCATTGTCATGGAGTTTCAGTTCGGAACCAACTGGGCGACATACTCGCGTTATGTCGGCGATGTCTTTGGGTCCGCTCTGGCCGCTGAGGGCATTTTCGCGTTCTTCCTCGAATCCGGTTTCCTCGCCGTCCTGGTGTTCGGCTGGGATCGCGTCTCGCCGCGGATGCATTTCTTCTCCGCGCTCATGGTGGCGCTGGGCTCGATCTTCTCCTCCATTTGGATCGTCGTCGCCAATTCCTGGCAGCAGACCCCCGCCGGGTTTCACCTCGTCGAACAGACCATCGGCGGCCGGACACAGATCCGCGCCGAAATCACGGATTTCTGGGCCGTCGTTTTCAATCCCTCGACCGTTGAACGACTGGTCCACGTGTGGATTGGCGCGTTTATCCTTGGTGCTTTCTTCGTAACGAGCATCACGGCGTATTACATCCTCAGGAAACGCCACGAGACGTTTGCCCGTCGATCCTTTGCCGCTGCCCTGGGCGTGACCCTCGTTGCGTCTCTGGCAGCTCTGGTTTCGGGCCATTCCCAAGCCAGGAACGTGTATCACACTCAACCCGCCAAGATGGCCGCATTCGAGGGGCATTTCCAGACCGCCAGGGGAGTCCCGCTCTATCTGTTTGGTTTCCCGGATGAGCAGACGCAGCAGGTGCGTGCGGGTCTCAAGATCCCCGGCATGCTGAGCTTCCTCATGCACAACGATGCCAAAGCCGAGGTGACCGGCCTGGACCGATTCCCCAGAGACGAATGGCCGCCGGTGGCCGCGTCGTTCCACTGCTACCATATCATGGTCGCCCTTGGCATGTTCTTCATCGGCATCACCGTGTTGGCGGCCGTCCTGTGGTGGCGAGGGACGCTGTTCAACAAGAAGTGGCTGATGTGGGTTTTCGTGTTCGCCGTCATCGGGCCGTACATCGCGAATGAGCTGGGCTGGGCAGCTGCCGAAATCGGCCGGCAACCCTGGATCGTGTACGGACTGCTCAAGACGGCCGACGCGGCCTCCCCCTCGGTTGGTGCCGCTGAAGTACTTGGGTCAATCGTCATGTTCAGCCTGATCTACCTGATCCTGTTCGGCATCTGGCTGTATCTGCTCAATGCCAAGATCAAAGCCGGCCCGGAGGAGGCGGCAGGTGACACGGCCGACGGCAAGGGCTTCTTCGACACGGCCGCACGGTTCGCCGGGCACGAAAAAGGCGTATCGATGACCGAGTCTGAGCCAGGACGCTCCGTAGATACCGGAGGCCGGGAATAAGGCCATGGAACTCACCCACGACACACTGTGCCAGATCTGGTTCGTGCTCCTGGGCGTGCTCATGACCGGGTATGCCATCCTCGACGGCTTCGATCTGGGCGTGGGCATTCTGCACCTTGCCGCCCGCGACGACCGCGAACGCCGCGTTTTGATGAACTCGATCGGACCGCTCTGGGACGGCAACGAAGTATGGCTGGTCACCTTCGGCGGGGCGATGTTCGCGGCGTTCCCCCATGCTTACGCCACAGTCTTCTCGGGCTTGTACGTCGCCTTCATGGCCCTGTTGCTGGCGCTGATCTTCAGGGCTGTGTCGCTCGAGTTCCGCGGCAAGACGGCGTCGGCAACTTGGCGACGAATCTGGGATTTCGGTTTTTTTGCGGGCAGCCTGCTGGCTGCCTTGCTGTTCGGTGTGGCCGTCGGCAACGCGATGATCGGTATGCCCATCGGCCCGGATATGGAGTTTGTCGGTTCTTTTCTCGATCTGCTCCGGCCCTACCCGCTGCTGATCGGACTGTTCACCGTGGCGATGTTCGCCATGCACGGGGCCCTCTACCTGTACCTCAAGACCGAGGGACGGCTGCAGGAACGCATCGCCAGTTGGATGTGGCACACCTTCGGTGTCTTCTTCGTCCTGTACCTCCTGACGACGATCTTCACCCTGGCCACAGTGCCCGACGCCATCCGCAATTTCGCCGCTCACCCCTGGGCCTGGGGCGTGGTGGTGCTCAACGTCTTGGCCATCGCCAATATTCCACGGGCCATTTACCTTCGACGGCCGGGATATGCCTTCGTCTCGTCCTGCTGCACGATCGCCGCTTTCATTTTCCTGTTCTCGATTGCC harbors:
- a CDS encoding cytochrome ubiquinol oxidase subunit I produces the protein MDVIWLSRVQFALTIMFHYLFPPLTIGLGAMLVILEGAWLKTGDAGYKSAAQFWTKIFALNFAMGVVTGIVMEFQFGTNWATYSRYVGDVFGSALAAEGIFAFFLESGFLAVLVFGWDRVSPRMHFFSALMVALGSIFSSIWIVVANSWQQTPAGFHLVEQTIGGRTQIRAEITDFWAVVFNPSTVERLVHVWIGAFILGAFFVTSITAYYILRKRHETFARRSFAAALGVTLVASLAALVSGHSQARNVYHTQPAKMAAFEGHFQTARGVPLYLFGFPDEQTQQVRAGLKIPGMLSFLMHNDAKAEVTGLDRFPRDEWPPVAASFHCYHIMVALGMFFIGITVLAAVLWWRGTLFNKKWLMWVFVFAVIGPYIANELGWAAAEIGRQPWIVYGLLKTADAASPSVGAAEVLGSIVMFSLIYLILFGIWLYLLNAKIKAGPEEAAGDTADGKGFFDTAARFAGHEKGVSMTESEPGRSVDTGGRE
- the cydB gene encoding cytochrome d ubiquinol oxidase subunit II: MELTHDTLCQIWFVLLGVLMTGYAILDGFDLGVGILHLAARDDRERRVLMNSIGPLWDGNEVWLVTFGGAMFAAFPHAYATVFSGLYVAFMALLLALIFRAVSLEFRGKTASATWRRIWDFGFFAGSLLAALLFGVAVGNAMIGMPIGPDMEFVGSFLDLLRPYPLLIGLFTVAMFAMHGALYLYLKTEGRLQERIASWMWHTFGVFFVLYLLTTIFTLATVPDAIRNFAAHPWAWGVVVLNVLAIANIPRAIYLRRPGYAFVSSCCTIAAFIFLFSIALSPNLVTSSIDPRYSLTIYNAASSARTLTIMLIIAVIGMPFVLAYTAVIYWVFRGKVQLGRHSY